The DNA segment ACATCCATCCCAGCAGGTCCTCCGGCCATGTTTCATCGCCCCCTCCGGCATGTCGCATCCGGCGTGTCTCACACTCGCGGAAGCGGAAACCTTCACGGCCACGGTTGGGCGTGGGAAGGGTTGTGGTAGCTTGCCTGACCGTGAGCTACGAGCTTTCACATCTTGAGGCGCTGGAAGCCGAGTCCATCTTCATCATCCGGGAAGTCGCGGCGGAGCTGGACCGGCCGGTGCTGCTCTTCTCCGGTGGGAAGGACTCCGCGGTGATGTTGCACCTGGCGGTCAAGGCCTTCTGGCCCGCACCGCTGCCGTTTCCGCTGATGCACGTGGACACGGGGCACAACTTCCCGGAGGTCATCCAGTATCGCGATGAACGGGTGGCGGAACTGGGCGCGCGGCTCATCGTCGCGTCCGTGCAGGAGGCCATCGACGCGGGGAAGCTGACGGAGGAGAAGGGTCCTCGCGCATCCCGCAACCGCCTGCAGACGCAGCCGCTGCTGGAGGCCATCGAGAAGAACGGCTTCAACGCCGTCTTCGGCGGCGCCCGGCGCGACGAGGAGAAGGCCCGCGCGAAGGAGCGCGTGTATTCCTTCCGCGACGAGTTCGGCCAGTGGGACCCGAAGAACCAGCGGCCGGAGCTGTGGTCGCTCTACAACGGCCGCCACCGCCGCGGTGAGCACCTGCGCGTGTTCCCCCTGTCCAACTGGACCGAGCTGGACATCTGGCAGTACATCGGCCGGGAGAACGTGGCGCTGCCGTCCATCTACTACACGCACCGGCGCGAGGTGTTCCGCCGGGACGGCATGCTGATGGCCTGGTCGCCCTTCATGTCCATGATTCCCGGCGAGACGGTGACGACGGAGACGGTGCGCTTCCGCACCGTGGGCGACATGACGTGCACCGCGTGCGTGCCGTCCACCGCGTCCACGGTGGCGCAGGTCATCGATGAGGTGACGGCCTCCCGCGTGACGGAGCGTGGCGCCAGCCGCGCGGACGACAAGTTCTCTGAGACGGCGATGGAAGACCGCAAGCGCGAGGGATACTTCTAGTGGAACTGCTGAGATTCGCGACCGCAGGCTCCGTGGATGACGGCAAGAGCACCCTCATCGGGCGGCTGTTGTACGACA comes from the Corallococcus exiguus genome and includes:
- the cysD gene encoding sulfate adenylyltransferase subunit CysD, with the protein product MSYELSHLEALEAESIFIIREVAAELDRPVLLFSGGKDSAVMLHLAVKAFWPAPLPFPLMHVDTGHNFPEVIQYRDERVAELGARLIVASVQEAIDAGKLTEEKGPRASRNRLQTQPLLEAIEKNGFNAVFGGARRDEEKARAKERVYSFRDEFGQWDPKNQRPELWSLYNGRHRRGEHLRVFPLSNWTELDIWQYIGRENVALPSIYYTHRREVFRRDGMLMAWSPFMSMIPGETVTTETVRFRTVGDMTCTACVPSTASTVAQVIDEVTASRVTERGASRADDKFSETAMEDRKREGYF